A single region of the Gemella sp. zg-570 genome encodes:
- a CDS encoding MetQ/NlpA family ABC transporter substrate-binding protein, whose amino-acid sequence MKKILSFLTAFILAFVLIGCSSSSSTSTEGKKGIDVEKLDPKNPVTVKIGATNVPHAELLEHVAPQLLKEGIKLDIVTYQDYYLPNKNLQDKEIDLNYFQHVPFLNKEIQEKGYKLENAGAIHIEPIGLYSKKVKSLSELKDGALVLVSNNKSEWGRVLKILKDNGLVKIKDGVDVITATFEDVVENPKHLVFKYDNDPAIMVQYYKNGEGDLVSINTNFAVDAGINPKAASVVIESGENNPYANIVVTRAGDKDKIVTKKIVEALKSADTVKFIEDKYKGAVLPVK is encoded by the coding sequence ATGAAAAAAATATTATCATTTTTAACAGCATTTATCCTAGCATTTGTATTAATAGGATGTTCTTCATCTAGTTCAACTTCAACAGAGGGTAAAAAAGGAATTGATGTAGAAAAATTAGACCCAAAAAACCCAGTTACAGTTAAAATAGGAGCGACAAACGTACCTCACGCAGAATTATTAGAACACGTTGCACCACAATTATTAAAAGAAGGTATTAAACTTGACATTGTAACTTACCAAGACTACTACCTACCAAACAAAAACTTACAAGACAAAGAAATAGACTTAAACTACTTCCAACACGTACCATTCTTGAATAAAGAAATTCAAGAAAAAGGTTATAAATTAGAAAATGCTGGGGCTATCCACATCGAACCTATTGGTTTATATTCTAAAAAAGTAAAATCATTATCTGAACTAAAAGATGGAGCTTTAGTATTAGTTTCTAACAACAAATCTGAATGGGGAAGAGTTTTAAAAATCTTAAAAGATAATGGTTTAGTAAAAATTAAAGATGGTGTAGATGTAATTACAGCAACTTTTGAAGATGTAGTAGAAAATCCTAAACACTTAGTATTCAAATACGACAATGACCCTGCAATCATGGTTCAATACTACAAAAATGGCGAAGGTGATTTAGTATCTATTAACACTAACTTTGCAGTAGATGCAGGAATTAATCCAAAAGCTGCCTCAGTAGTAATAGAAAGTGGAGAAAACAACCCTTACGCTAATATTGTTGTTACTAGAGCAGGAGATAAAGACAAAATTGTTACTAAAAAAATTGTAGAAGCCCTAAAATCTGCTGATACAGTTAAATTCATAGAAGATAAATACAAAGGTGCAGTGTTACCTGTAAAATAA
- a CDS encoding peptidoglycan bridge formation glycyltransferase FemA/FemB family protein, which produces MLLFSYFNFFGTNKDLSETSSYYGVLQFKLNFNGNVECFMDNYEIKNNMGKIFS; this is translated from the coding sequence TTGTTATTATTCTCATATTTTAATTTCTTCGGAACTAATAAAGATTTATCAGAAACTTCTTCATATTATGGAGTTTTACAATTCAAACTTAACTTTAACGGTAATGTTGAATGCTTTATGGATAATTACGAAATAAAAAATAATATGGGTAAAATATTTTCTTAG